A genomic segment from Streptomyces sp. NBC_00459 encodes:
- a CDS encoding fatty acyl-AMP ligase: MDSRRPPLAPAHRSLPEYLRHWAETTPDRRAFTFVDHPAPHSRGVHRTLTWRRLDLRVRALAARLAEEAEPGTRVALLCPQGTEYVTAFLAALTAGLVAVPLYPPGLPGHGDRLAAVLADAGPAVVLTTSHIFAEVREFCAPLPVRIVAVDRVPDTVEDFPPVTPDGDSIAYLQYTSGSTRSPAGVEISHGNVVANARQALAAYGLDEHPATCVGWLPLYHDMGLVLSVAAPVVRGLLSVLMDPAAFLHEPARWLRLLAAHPRALSAAPNFAYDYCASAVTEAQKRDLRLDGVAALLNGSEPVRPGTVDRFHAAFAAQGLAPDTHCPSYGLAEATVFVSAARPGEPLRRFSLDRDALATGKALPARADDPRAVTLAGCGTPAGQRVWIADPVSRARLSEGEVGEIWVQGPNVGRGYRNRDEQTRRVFGATFADDTAGSGRWLRTGDLGTFLDGQLIVTGRLKDLIVVDGRNHYPQDVEASVQDADPAVRPDRLAAFGVPGDAGEQVVVVAEHVRGISVAEIDLPGLVRAVRAAVSGRHGLRLADIVIVPPGTVPRTSSGKVARALTRQRYLDGAYTPEPAEPGE, translated from the coding sequence ATGGACAGCCGCCGCCCCCCGCTCGCCCCCGCCCACCGGAGTCTGCCGGAGTACCTGCGGCACTGGGCCGAAACCACCCCCGACCGCCGGGCGTTCACCTTCGTCGACCATCCCGCCCCGCACTCGCGCGGCGTCCACCGCACCCTGACCTGGCGCCGACTGGACCTGCGCGTACGGGCGTTGGCCGCCCGCCTCGCCGAAGAGGCCGAGCCCGGCACCCGCGTCGCGCTGCTGTGCCCGCAGGGTACGGAGTACGTCACCGCCTTCCTGGCGGCGCTCACGGCCGGGCTGGTCGCCGTACCGCTGTATCCGCCCGGTCTGCCCGGGCACGGCGACCGCCTCGCTGCCGTGCTGGCCGACGCGGGCCCGGCAGTTGTCCTGACGACCAGTCACATATTCGCCGAGGTAAGGGAGTTCTGCGCCCCGCTGCCCGTGCGGATCGTCGCCGTGGACCGAGTGCCCGACACCGTCGAGGACTTTCCGCCGGTGACACCGGACGGTGATTCGATCGCGTACCTCCAGTACACGTCCGGTTCGACCCGTTCCCCGGCAGGCGTGGAGATCAGTCACGGCAATGTCGTCGCCAACGCCCGTCAGGCACTGGCCGCTTACGGCCTGGACGAGCATCCGGCGACCTGTGTGGGCTGGCTGCCGCTGTACCACGACATGGGACTCGTCCTGAGTGTCGCCGCTCCGGTCGTACGGGGACTGTTGTCGGTGCTCATGGATCCGGCCGCGTTCCTGCACGAACCGGCACGCTGGCTGCGGCTGCTCGCCGCACATCCACGCGCGCTGAGCGCGGCGCCCAACTTCGCCTACGACTACTGCGCTTCGGCCGTCACGGAGGCCCAGAAGAGAGACCTGCGGCTGGACGGTGTCGCCGCGCTGCTCAACGGCAGCGAACCGGTCCGCCCCGGCACGGTCGACCGCTTCCACGCCGCCTTCGCCGCCCAGGGTCTGGCGCCGGACACCCACTGTCCGTCGTACGGGCTCGCCGAGGCCACCGTCTTCGTCAGCGCCGCCCGGCCCGGGGAGCCGCTGCGCCGGTTCTCGCTCGACCGCGACGCCCTCGCCACCGGGAAGGCGCTGCCCGCGCGGGCCGACGATCCCAGAGCCGTGACGCTGGCCGGCTGCGGGACTCCGGCGGGCCAGCGGGTGTGGATCGCCGACCCCGTGTCCCGGGCCCGGTTGTCCGAGGGAGAGGTCGGCGAGATCTGGGTTCAGGGTCCCAACGTGGGCCGCGGCTACCGCAATCGGGACGAGCAGACCCGGCGGGTGTTCGGCGCCACGTTCGCCGACGACACCGCCGGTTCCGGTCGCTGGTTGCGCACCGGTGACCTGGGGACGTTCCTGGACGGGCAGTTGATCGTCACCGGGCGGCTGAAGGACCTCATCGTCGTCGACGGCCGCAACCACTACCCGCAGGACGTGGAGGCCTCGGTCCAGGACGCCGACCCCGCCGTCCGGCCCGACCGGCTCGCCGCGTTCGGTGTGCCGGGTGACGCCGGCGAGCAGGTGGTCGTCGTGGCCGAGCACGTCCGGGGCATCAGTGTCGCGGAGATCGACCTGCCGGGACTGGTGCGTGCCGTGCGCGCGGCCGTCTCGGGGCGCCACGGACTGCGGCTCGCCGACATCGTCATCGTGCCGCCGGGCACCGTACCCCGTACCTCCAGCGGCAAGGTCGCCCGGGCGCTGACCAGGCAACGATATCTGGACGGTGCCTATACGCCCGAGCCGGCGGAGCCGGGCGAATGA